The genome window ACCGTTGAAATGCACCTAATACACTCCAATCAAAGTTGCACCAACCACCAAGACTGTGTGCACACACGCTAAAAGAGGGCACATGTTAGAGTACTGTTCCAACAGGCTTTCGCACACACCTAACTCCATGAACGCACACACCTAcgaaccaaaaataaataaaaatttcagacGGAACTTACTGGCAATGTTGTCCGCCATTACCGCGTCTAGACGTCTAATatcctttctttatttttctcactatttttttggttaataccacacaaagaaacaaaaaagtatATAATGGGTTACCATGATTAGGATTCCTTAATATAtggaaattattatatttcatttatttccattatcaaattacaattccatccttttgaattaattttgtcctaatataaatgatattttgaatatcaattctaaccattcattccaattttATAGATGGTTGAGATgggatctcatgatctcatctaATATGGTGATCTCATTGGATCATCTAATATGGtgatctcatatatatatatgtatgtatatgtatatatgtgtatgtatatatgtgtatgtatatatatgtatatgtgtatgtatatatgtgtatgtatatataatatatatacatacacatatatacatacacatatacatatatatacatacacatattgatagcgtaaatgtaaacgggtctacgattacgctacgaatacgtgtgttacgtgtggtgaaggatgtcgcttggccggtcaatcggtcggtctaccggttaacgactgagcggtaagaagctatgtcgctctacgggtgacgaacagtaacaaggagagaacaagagagacgaatgagcaaatcacaagtgtattagtgtagtactgatgagtcctCCTAGTGAGGGGAATGgcccctatatttatacaaagtggatttactatgcacatggtgtctgatatgcaagtggagggcatatttgcatgggctgaatagtcactccgcaaaatgcgcattggtttgctcgaagtggttgagttactcgaggtgaagaaaacacggatcccttgttcctgaaaagttgtcggtcgtcacatcaagctattgttgcgctcgtgagcctccaatctacaaggtgtgttgcttccaatCATGCGGccggaccggttgggtgaccgtctACGGACCGGTGgagtgaccgtcgacggaccgattgggtgaccgttgacggacaggtgatttacggaccgactagtacatgtgcatgttgcttccgatcatgcggttgggtgaccgtcgagggtgaccgtcgacggaccgattGGGTGANgggggggggggggtaactCCTAATTTGCACTCGCGCCAATTAGGCTCATAAATATTCCTACAGAATTATGCACACACCTGAACTCACAAAACATGCACAACCAACAATTCACGCTGGTCCACACCCACGACTAATGTTCCTACAGAATTGTGCACACACCCAAACTCACAAATGCTCACACCTACAGTTCCCATTATAATCAAAAGTACCGcgataaaaaaaaagatgtcaACTTATTCATTGACTTGTCATTATTTTGCGTGTATTACGGTAGTCATATGCACACTGTTTGCAATAAACAAACGTTGTTGATCATGTGTGTGTGATAAAATATTCTCATGAACATGGAATGAACACTACACCGTTGAAATGCACCTAATACACTCCAATCAAAGTTGCACCAACCACCAAGACTGTGTGCACACACGCTAAAAGAGGGCACATGTTAGAGTACTGTTCCAACAGGCTTTCGCACACACCTAACTCCATGAACGCACACACCTAcgaaccaaaaataaataaaaatttcagacGGAACTTACTGGCAATGTTGTCCGCCATTACCGCGTCTAGACGTCTAATatcctttctttatttttctcactatttttttggttaataccacacaaagaaacaaaaaagtatATAATGGGTTACCATGATTAGGATTCCTTAATATAtggaaattattatatttcatttatttccattatcaaattacaattccatccttttgaattaattttgtcctaatataaatgatattttgaatatcaattctaaccattcattccaattttATAGATGGTTGAGATgggatctcatgatctcatctaATATGGTGATCTCATTGGATCATCTAATATGGtgatctcatatatatatatgtatgtatatgtatatatgtgtatgtatatatgtgtatgtatatatatgtatatgtgtatgtatatatgtgtatgtatatataatatatatacatacacatatatacatacacatatacatatatatacatacacatattgatagcgtaaatgtaaacgggtctacgattacgctacgaatacgtgtgttacgtgtggtgaaggatgtcgcttggccggtcaatcggtcggtctaccggttaacgactgagcggtaagaagctatgtcgctctacgggtgacgaacagtaacaaggagagaacaagagagacgaatgagcaaatcacaagtgtattagtgtagtactgatgagtcctCCTAGTGAGGGGAATGgcccctatatttatacaaagtggatttactatgcacatggtgtctgatatgcaagtggagggcatatttgcatgggctgaatagtcactccgcaaaatgcgcattggtttgctcgaagtggttgagttactcgaggtgaagaaaacacggatcccttgttcctgaaaagttgtcggtcgtcacatcaagctattgttgcgctcgtgagcctccaatctacaaggtgtgttgcttccaatCATGCGGccggaccggttgggtgaccgtctACGGACCGGTGgagtgaccgtcgacggaccgattgggtgaccgttgacggacaggtgatttacggaccgactagtacatgtgcatgttgcttccgatcatgcggttgggtgaccgtcgagggtgaccgtcgacggaccgattgggtgaccgttgacgtacaggtgatttacggaccgactagtacatgtgcatatttacccatcacatatatacatatacatacacacacacacacacacacacatatatatatatatatatacatacatacatacatacatacatacatacatacatacatacatatatatatacatacatacatacatacatatatatatacatacatatatatatacatacatacatatgtcgGTTACAGTAACGAAAAATATACATTTCAACCCCCCTTAGATTCATACTTCTTatgtgagattttttttttttacaatttaattgCGGCATCTTACCAGAGCCTATGTCGGTTACAGTAAcgaaaaatatacattttattaaaataaaataaaaatttcttacCTCAGAGGCTTAGCATAGACATCAGTGTGGGCTTTCAAATCCCACTGAAAACATGTATGTGGGAAATGAAACTTTATTACACAATAGGGAGACTCATTCCTTATTACTCCAGATCACGACTTCTTCCCCCCAAATGTCAGCATCTCCATCCTTCTATCACATGAGCATTCTTTCAAGCTCTTCCTTGGCTCTTTTTTGGCGAATCCTTCTCTCCTACTCCtgcttaattattttgttaaaattcccaTGTAAATCAAATTCTGTAATTGAAATTCtcataataaaaattgaattcatatttcatttcttattATTCATTTCTTATAGAATTACAATAGTTTTCCTTCCTATTTTTCCCTTCGCAACCAAACTCTCCAgtaaggaaagaaaaaaaaaaattagatgcCACATGAGCAACTCAACTAGTGACAGAGATAAAAATTTTCACAAAAGACTTATTTGATCTCACCAACCACAGCGTGAAGCAACCTCTTAATTAAATGATGCCTGCTTGGGATTGACGATTTCAACTTTTGTCACacagaaagaaaaattagaaattgtTTGATATAGTTTGATTATATAACTTAATTAGTTAATGTTATTATATGAACCCAATTTGTATCCGGTAATTGATACAAGTGTCTCAAAGGTCAAAATGAAACTTGCCCACACAAGATGAGCTTGCCCCGGGATCACCTTTGCCTTCCAAGGTctgcttttgaaaattttagataatataaaataaatatttaatacataaagTACGACATCAAACACCAATAGAaaccattattattaatattaatacgCTCATGACAAATCCAACCCCTtctaattcatattcataataataataataataatgacaataattatgCATTTTATTTCTAGGCTTCCACAGCTTCCTCCACTTCGCTCCCGAGTGGTGCCTCATTACCATTGGTTTCTTCAGCAGCTGAATTGAAACGAATCAACTCCAAGGACTTGAAAAAGTGCACATCCTTAACAGCAAGGTACTCCTTCCATGATATGGTCCGAAACACGGGAAAATCACCGTCTTTGATCAATTTAAGTGGCGGTAAAATCTTGACATCCATATTTGGGCCATAGAAATAAGCAATGGAGATGCGGTGATAGTCCCTGCTCACAATGGCCCGATGTAACAAGCTTTTGAACTGTCCATTAGAGGCTATCTCCGTCAGGTCGCCGGCGTTGATGACGATTGCGTCGGGAATGGGCTCGATGTTGACCCAATCGAGATCGGGCCTGTACACTTGGAGGCCTTGAGTAGTGCCGCTTTGGTATAGTAAAGTTATAAGGGATGAGTCCGTGTGTGGGGCCAAGCCCATTGCGCGGTTTGGGTCTGGGCATTTTGGGTACGAGTTAATCTGTAGGACTGATGCAGTTGATTCGGGGAGCCCATCGGGCTTAAACCATTCCATATCTTCACCAGATAGGCCCAATGATTTAAAGAGTAAACCAACAATCTTTTCAGACAAGGCCTTCATTTGTTCTTGATAATTCCCAATCACATCGCTGAAACGAACAAATTAATCAACAATGTAAATATCATCATTTcagcatatatatatctaaaaacataataactgtggatgaaggttatacccttcatttatgtccgttttttttcgttttaagttttttttgtacattatgctataaaagttataccttacaatatattagacaaacatatcattaccgttataacttctattattttttccattattgttatcatgcacatacatccactatatattttctaattttcttcaataataataatatatatacattatatattgtacttatatgttagttatttcctataatataaatatacattattattaatttaaatatctaaaatctaaataaaagtaataataatatatacacatttatttattagtttttagataGATATATACCAGAAATGGACATAATCTTGAGGCCAAACCCGGCGTGCATGCTCCAATGGCGGCGATCCCACGACGGTGAATCCTTCACCCCACATTCGACTGTTAAAGTTGCGCGAACTGGGGACGATGCCGTATCCGGTGTTACTGTCGGGCGAGCGCAGAGCGCGGCGCTTCTGCTCCGCCTCCAACTCAAAGAAGCGCCGCATCTGCTGCTCCATTTGGGCAAGAAGCGCCAATGGAACGCCGTGGTTCAGAAGCTGAAAAAAGCCCCAACTCTCAAAAGCCGCTTTCATTTGCTCCACGGCTTGCGGGTCGTTAAGATCGATGACGGGAATGGATTTGGGGGTCAGAGAAGTGTTGATGGCGGTGTCGACCCAGATGTGGGAGCCGGGAAGTTGGTCGGCGTTGTTGAAATCCATAGGGGTGATCCCATCGGTCGCTCCGGCCATGGTTGAAAGCAGAGAAAAAGTTGGCGGAGGGATTATATTGAGGCCGGAAATAGGGCAAGTTGAATTGTTGCAATACATCACTTGCATGCCACTATTTATAAAGACTTTGAAATATgttaaacaattttattttattttccaattaGGTTATTAAATTTcgttttcaaataaatatattttttaaattatatattgtccGTTTCATGAGATTTTTCTCGTTCTTTCCGTTGCGTTcttaaattttcttttccaaataaAGATACTATTTTCCGTTACCCTAAATTCCGCCCTTAAAATACCGATACGTTTTAAAGTTatgttcttaatatttgtttttaaataaagatatatctcaaattatatattgtacCAACCACGAGATTTTTCTCATTCTTTCAGTTACATACAttcttaaatttcatttttcatttcaaataaAAGATACTATTTTCAATTACGTTCTTCAATTTCGCTTTTCAAATAAGGATACTTTATTCGGTTacgtttttaaattttatcttttcaaataaatatatttcttaaattatatgCTGTCCCACTCACgatatttttataattcttatcgttacgttcttaaattttattttctttttcaaataaagatactacttttagttacgtctttaaaattcaatttttaaataaggATACTTTTTTAAGTTATgttcttaaattttgtttttcaaataaagatatttcttaaattatatattgtcccaccaatgaaattttttcattctttcagttacttttttaaattgtgtttcaaataaagatattttttCAGTTACgctcttaattttattttcaaatagagatattttttaaaattatatattatcccTCCCACAATATTTTTTACATTCATAAATTGCATTTTTCGAATAAACATACTATTTTCACTTACGctcttaaatttcatttttcaaataagAATACTTTTTAGagttattttcttaaaattcgtTTTTCGAATAAAGAGattattttcaattatgttCTTCAATTTCATTTCTCAAACAAGGATACTTTATAAAGTTACGTTTTTAACTTTTGTTTTTCAAATGAAGATAttgtttaaattatatattttctatccCATATCAATCTTTTAGTTACATTCTtacatggcgtttggttgggatgagTGAATTATGgaggaaaaaaattgtaattcggtaGGAAAGAATAAGGTGAGAATAAAGTAGAAAAAATGAATTACATTGTTTAATTGGTAGGAACGAATAATTGacataaagactaaaatgtcttttgtaataacaataacaacaacaataataataataataataataaaagaataatagtTAAATAAGCCATCCAACTACACAGTACACTGCAATTGGACCAtcgaattttaaaaaatttgcaattaggtcattgaataatacaaattcatgcaattcaACTTAAAATGACATGTTGACCTGATAATATACTAATGCCGAGTTTAccgatttgaaaaaaaaaattattttttacatttttattttaataaatttaaataaattaattattaattttttttttaaaaaaaaaaaagaagaagaagaagaagaagaaacaagcACATCCCCTCTCATTCTTTGCCGTTCCAAGTTCCCCCACCTTTTCCAAGGTTCTATTTCCAAAATCCAACCCTTTCTAgtaaattaattagttattaatgTAATTGTTTTGGGtttcaaagtttcaatcttTTGCTGAGGTTAAGGTTCGAGGTAAATAAGAGCCACACGTGAGAATGAACATAGGCACAGATTTTCCAAATTCTTGTCTCCAGTCTCTTCGTCTCCGGCCGGGAGAAGTAGGTAGGGGTGggcttgtttgtttgtttgtttttttttaataactaaaataattattttatttaaattctttaaaataatttttttttaattcggtAACTTACACGTAAGCATATTACAAGGTCAACAAGTCATTTAATGTTGAATTGCATGAATTTTGTGTTCATCGAAGACCTAATCAcaatttttttgagtttgatgaCCCAATTGCAGTTTGCTGTATAATTGGATGACCTGTTTGACCCTTATTCttactaataatgataataactAAGGGCAAAAAAGTCATTTtcatatctttttttctttccatgCTATGTCGAATTGGAATCATGATTGAAATTCATAGGGGAGCATGAATTCCAATTCAACAAAtagagagaattgcaattctttctAACCAAATACTGTAATTTGGAGCTCAAAGAATTGTGTTATAATTGAATTTCAAttacacccaaccaaacaccccattaaatttcatttttcaaataaagatattttctTAAGCTAtgctcttaaattttttttttcaaataaaaatatttcttaaattatatattatcccTCCTACAAGATTTTTCAcattcttttagttttttttttttttttgaatacaactgaccctattacattgtagtatctgttcatctatacttttctcaacctgttgaggcacaaagagtcaatttcgatatttcctccactgaggctcgacctcatgacctttcatttgagagaggccactacatgccatttagTTACGTTCTTAAATTTCACTTTTCGAATAAAGATACTATTTACAGTTACGctcttaaatttaatttttcaaataaggaTACTTTTTATGTTACGttcttaacttttatttttcaagtaaaaatattgcttaaattatatattgtctACCCCACGAGATTTTTTCAACCTCTTAGTTACATTCTTAAATTtcgtttttcaaataaagaaacttttttcaattacattcttaatttttttttcaaataaagatatttctcaaattatatattgtacCTCCCACGGGATTTTTCTCATTGTTTTAGTTACGttcttaaatttcatttttcaaacaaatatacttttttgagttacatttttaaattttgttgttcaaataaatatatatctcaAATTATAAATTGTCCCTCCCACAAGAATTTTCTCATTCTTTCAGTTACGttcttaaaatttcatttttttcaaataaagatgctCTTTTTAGTTGcgtttttaaattacatttttcaaatAAGGATATTTTTTCAGTTAtgttcttatttatttaaataaaaaaattattaattatatattatctctCCAACGAGATATTTCACATTCTTTTAGTTACTTTACGTTCTTAACTTTTGTTTTTCGAATAAAGATATTATTTCCAGTTACGTTCTTAAATTTCGCTTTTCAAATAAGGATACTTTTTGAGTtacattcttaaattttatttttcaaataaagatatttctcaaattatatatattgtacctCCCACTagatatttctcattttttcagttacattcttaattttttttcaaataaagatatttctcaatttata of Ipomoea triloba cultivar NCNSP0323 chromosome 3, ASM357664v1 contains these proteins:
- the LOC116013011 gene encoding gibberellin 3-beta-dioxygenase 3-like, whose protein sequence is MAGATDGITPMDFNNADQLPGSHIWVDTAINTSLTPKSIPVIDLNDPQAVEQMKAAFESWGFFQLLNHGVPLALLAQMEQQMRRFFELEAEQKRRALRSPDSNTGYGIVPSSRNFNSRMWGEGFTVVGSPPLEHARRVWPQDYVHFCDVIGNYQEQMKALSEKIVGLLFKSLGLSGEDMEWFKPDGLPESTASVLQINSYPKCPDPNRAMGLAPHTDSSLITLLYQSGTTQGLQVYRPDLDWVNIEPIPDAIVINAGDLTEIASNGQFKSLLHRAIVSRDYHRISIAYFYGPNMDVKILPPLKLIKDGDFPVFRTISWKEYLAVKDVHFFKSLELIRFNSAAEETNGNEAPLGSEVEEAVEA